In Pseudanabaena yagii GIHE-NHR1, the following proteins share a genomic window:
- a CDS encoding protein kinase domain-containing protein, with translation MIGTVISQRYQIIQNLGSGGFGQTFLAKDLQLPDHPQCVVKRLKPATSDESVLQIASRLFETEARVLHKLGNHDRIPRLLAHFEEAHEFYLVQELIDGYDLTNELIPKERSEDGYPVGRMNEPQAIAFLLDILEILEFVHAQGTIHRDIKPANLMRRRSDGKLVLIDFGAVKQVETATVIASTVAIGTDGYMPNEQAIGKPRPCSDLYAVGAIAIQGLTGVPPSLISENMETGELNWRQSPTYAATKYRTQISDDLARVIDKLVKYDFRDRYQSAEAALADLRQLYIPVAPTLLPNYAQANTQTNTQDLTAIAQLDEQDSPTFAPRDYLKKDKKWLRLTAIAVIAVIAATSAVLFLRPAPTLKNDVNKNDVNINAISPNPKYLFLSERSIADSDLANKSTFELDIMRNEIFARYGRRFQDPELQAYFRNQPWYQPKFEPDQFPEALLTPLEMKNVVYIRDFQARFVQNSNLSKSSNNNLQDAKCDYTKRLVSDPNPPINVRKDAGTDYEIVGTLYNGTQITVTSEKQGWLKISEPIAGWVAANRTKPICL, from the coding sequence ATGATTGGCACTGTAATTAGTCAGCGATATCAAATCATCCAGAACCTTGGCAGTGGCGGTTTTGGTCAAACATTTTTGGCAAAGGACTTACAACTGCCCGATCATCCTCAATGCGTGGTCAAACGCCTAAAACCTGCAACTAGCGATGAGTCCGTATTACAAATTGCTAGTCGCCTTTTTGAAACAGAGGCAAGGGTTTTACATAAATTAGGTAATCACGATCGCATTCCGCGTTTACTAGCTCACTTTGAAGAAGCCCATGAGTTTTACCTAGTCCAAGAGCTAATCGATGGCTATGACCTCACCAACGAACTAATACCCAAAGAACGATCAGAAGATGGATATCCTGTGGGACGGATGAATGAGCCACAGGCGATCGCTTTTTTGTTAGATATTTTGGAAATATTGGAGTTTGTCCATGCACAGGGGACAATTCATCGTGATATCAAACCTGCTAATCTCATGCGACGACGCTCCGATGGCAAGCTAGTTCTGATTGATTTTGGTGCAGTTAAACAGGTGGAGACAGCTACAGTCATTGCTTCGACAGTGGCGATTGGGACTGATGGTTATATGCCTAATGAGCAGGCGATCGGGAAACCTCGCCCCTGTAGCGATCTCTATGCGGTTGGAGCGATCGCTATCCAAGGGTTAACAGGAGTTCCTCCAAGTTTAATATCTGAAAATATGGAAACAGGAGAGCTAAATTGGCGACAATCACCGACCTATGCGGCTACCAAATATCGCACTCAGATTAGTGATGATTTGGCTAGGGTAATCGACAAGTTAGTGAAGTATGACTTTCGCGATCGCTATCAATCTGCCGAAGCAGCCTTAGCTGATTTACGCCAGTTATATATTCCTGTTGCACCAACACTGCTACCTAATTACGCTCAGGCTAATACTCAGACAAATACTCAAGACTTAACGGCGATCGCCCAATTAGATGAGCAAGATTCTCCAACATTTGCGCCAAGGGATTATTTAAAAAAGGACAAGAAATGGCTAAGACTGACAGCGATCGCTGTAATAGCCGTGATTGCGGCAACTAGTGCTGTCCTATTTCTTCGTCCAGCCCCTACCCTCAAAAATGATGTCAATAAAAATGATGTCAATATCAATGCTATCTCGCCAAATCCTAAATATTTGTTTTTGTCAGAACGGTCGATCGCTGATAGTGATTTAGCAAACAAAAGTACGTTTGAGCTAGACATCATGCGTAATGAAATCTTTGCAAGGTATGGTCGTCGCTTTCAAGATCCTGAATTGCAGGCTTATTTTCGTAATCAGCCTTGGTATCAACCCAAATTTGAGCCTGATCAATTTCCTGAAGCGCTCCTAACCCCATTGGAAATGAAGAATGTTGTATATATTCGTGATTTTCAAGCCAGATTTGTCCAAAATTCTAACCTATCCAAATCTAGCAATAACAACTTGCAAGATGCTAAATGTGACTATACCAAGCGTCTAGTGTCTGACCCGAATCCGCCGATTAACGTCCGCAAAGATGCAGGAACTGACTATGAGATTGTGGGGACTCTTTATAATGGGACACAAATTACCGTAACGAGCGAAAAGCAAGGCTGGTTAAAAATTTCTGAGCCGATCGCAGGTTGGGTCGCCGCTAATCGGACTAAGCCGATATGTCTTTAA
- a CDS encoding GAF domain-containing protein has protein sequence MDSTLLDQIRHLCRDRAAYERLKAILVQQERVHQLSWQERYEKLMSAQVEETQASNTFSNIIAREKALAQLADAIQRSPSLELVLQVAVQVAQKLLQVDRVAIFRRHGDGRGEFTTDAIASGIVSIADMPERQLLLAKHMVDSMQSEQSSQIVDSIRSSSFSSHIVTLLEQIGISSYAANKIYAGQEAWGTLVAFHGSVYHTWSESDRTSLSLVAAQIGIAISLSNMRQQSQILADDLQALQTELNSLQETVNEIIESKSKIETPDNELTDEVNSLIDDNEPIIAMFSQDVAEDDTQEQISDLDDSIDNLSEPRDPEAIEQIAQTEENLDQVIDQETTASDVDLEEVADQEDEEVIESQEIEEDLDDEVTDSDYSSISQNGVPRLFLIPDTSQSSNQTNDNLNTENIEENTTSVVEENTDQDEEIVTPNPVEETTTDSKNLADIQHADIDDRNIEHSINNLQTESISEVETSQSSVPEDANMIVAEVESSISEEVNIVSADVSEDEVESVKLSETTDSELDNPQSEVTTSESSLAVANVEQAEKSSDSLIEAQAEPQFTSQVSESENPDSDNSSQEAIAISSAELETIIIVPPFMEVAEQEIRFPEAIVEAHSSEIENPQLENSTQDEVALELSESVVPVNHEIQPSETENSVQETTALNEVSPPSDSEPHEDTDLQLDTDLQLFIEPTDANTQQDDSQTGIEELDHNLYDEDRDPAIEPQFIETILSIAGNDEKGIKFLLDVIDSYLEETPRLVQSIDKSLSFSDHPRLLQSLNTLRASSEYVGALALAYQCRQLESAVRANYVVLIYACLSQVAIEAQRATEALRIERSRYVE, from the coding sequence ATGGATTCTACCCTCTTAGATCAAATTCGCCACCTATGCCGCGATCGCGCTGCCTATGAACGCCTCAAAGCAATTTTGGTACAGCAGGAGCGTGTTCATCAACTGAGCTGGCAAGAGCGGTACGAAAAGCTCATGTCCGCACAGGTTGAAGAAACTCAGGCTTCCAATACTTTTAGCAATATCATTGCTAGGGAAAAAGCTCTCGCCCAACTTGCGGATGCCATCCAGCGATCGCCATCCTTAGAGCTGGTTTTACAGGTTGCCGTCCAAGTTGCTCAGAAACTACTCCAAGTGGATCGGGTCGCGATTTTTCGTCGTCATGGTGACGGTCGAGGAGAATTTACAACCGATGCGATCGCCTCAGGGATCGTCTCTATCGCCGATATGCCTGAAAGACAGCTATTGCTAGCAAAGCATATGGTGGATTCGATGCAATCGGAACAATCCTCGCAAATTGTAGATAGTATCCGTAGCTCCAGCTTTTCTTCGCATATTGTCACATTGCTAGAACAGATTGGCATTTCCTCCTATGCCGCGAATAAAATCTATGCGGGGCAAGAAGCTTGGGGAACCTTAGTTGCTTTTCATGGCAGTGTCTATCACACTTGGTCAGAAAGCGATCGCACCTCTCTGTCGTTAGTGGCTGCTCAGATCGGGATTGCCATATCCTTATCTAATATGCGTCAACAGTCACAGATATTGGCTGATGACTTGCAAGCTCTCCAGACTGAGTTAAATAGTTTGCAGGAAACTGTTAACGAGATTATCGAATCTAAATCTAAAATTGAGACTCCAGACAATGAATTAACTGATGAGGTTAATTCATTAATAGATGACAATGAGCCAATCATCGCGATGTTTTCTCAAGATGTTGCTGAAGATGATACTCAAGAGCAGATTAGCGATCTTGATGATTCGATTGATAATCTCAGCGAGCCTAGAGATCCTGAAGCGATCGAGCAAATAGCGCAGACAGAGGAAAATTTAGATCAGGTAATAGATCAGGAAACAACCGCATCAGATGTTGATTTAGAAGAAGTTGCAGATCAAGAAGATGAAGAGGTTATTGAATCACAAGAAATCGAAGAAGATCTTGATGATGAGGTGACAGATTCTGACTATTCATCAATATCTCAAAATGGTGTACCGCGATTATTTTTAATTCCAGACACCTCACAATCCTCTAATCAAACAAATGACAATCTTAATACAGAGAACATAGAAGAGAACACAACTTCTGTGGTAGAGGAAAACACAGATCAAGATGAGGAAATAGTTACACCTAACCCAGTAGAAGAAACCACTACAGATTCAAAAAATTTAGCGGATATTCAACATGCCGATATAGATGACAGGAATATTGAGCACAGCATCAACAATCTGCAAACTGAAAGTATTTCTGAAGTAGAGACTTCTCAATCTTCTGTTCCAGAAGATGCGAATATGATAGTTGCTGAGGTAGAGTCTTCTATCTCAGAAGAAGTAAATATAGTATCTGCTGATGTAAGTGAAGATGAAGTAGAATCAGTTAAGTTATCTGAAACTACAGATAGTGAGTTAGACAATCCTCAATCTGAAGTTACAACTAGTGAATCCTCATTAGCTGTAGCAAATGTTGAACAAGCAGAAAAAAGCTCAGACTCCTTAATTGAAGCACAAGCTGAACCACAATTTACATCACAGGTATCTGAGTCAGAAAACCCTGATTCAGATAATTCTTCACAAGAGGCGATCGCTATAAGCTCAGCAGAGCTAGAAACAATAATTATTGTGCCGCCATTTATGGAGGTTGCAGAACAAGAAATCAGATTTCCAGAAGCTATAGTGGAGGCGCATTCATCAGAAATAGAAAATCCTCAGCTAGAAAATTCTACTCAAGATGAGGTTGCATTAGAATTATCTGAGTCTGTAGTTCCTGTAAATCATGAGATACAGCCTTCGGAAACAGAGAATAGCGTACAAGAGACGACTGCACTGAATGAGGTCTCACCACCTTCTGATTCGGAACCCCATGAAGATACCGATCTACAATTAGATACTGATCTGCAATTATTCATAGAACCAACGGATGCGAATACTCAGCAAGATGATTCTCAAACTGGCATAGAGGAGTTAGACCATAATCTTTATGATGAAGATCGCGATCCTGCCATTGAGCCACAATTTATTGAAACGATTTTATCGATCGCAGGTAATGACGAGAAGGGCATTAAATTCTTATTAGATGTGATTGATTCCTATCTCGAAGAAACTCCCCGTCTCGTACAGTCGATCGACAAGTCCTTATCCTTTAGCGATCATCCACGATTGTTGCAATCATTGAATACATTGCGCGCAAGTAGCGAATATGTTGGAGCATTAGCTCTTGCTTATCAATGTCGTCAACTTGAATCGGCGGTGAGAGCTAATTATGTCGTGTTGATTTATGCTTGCTTATCACAGGTAGCGATCGAGGCACAAAGGGCTACTGAAGCCTTAAGAATCGAGCGATCGCGTTATGTAGAATAA
- a CDS encoding GTP-binding protein, which translates to MPSEVMPQDDNFLSFDEIFEELNYRQAQRTLRDIVSKLDLSERERRGLEEPLEELQQMLDKLERQVLQIAVFGMVGRGKSSVLNALMGGQVFETGPLHGVTTTRQAAEWQISREAMQSNGDRTILKASFQGRGEARIELIDTPGIDEVDGEGRAELAKRIAQQADLILFVVAGDITKVEYDALSELRGASKPILLVFNKIDQYPPEDRMAIYAKIRDERVRELLTQDEIVMTAASPLVAKAIRQPDGSFEAELVAGKPQIEDLKLKILEVLDREGKSLIALNTMMFADMVQERVVQRKMFVRDRQANRIIWNCVITQAVAIAVNPITVIDVISTAIIDVSMIVALSKLYGINMSNRGAISLMQKIALGMGGIGASEFLATFGLSSLKSLLGIAAPVTGGLTMGGYVSVAIAQAGVAGFSTYALGLVTKEYLANGASWGADGPKAVVKRILETIDEDSILARIKDELRAKIDLRRLRKI; encoded by the coding sequence ATGCCTAGCGAAGTTATGCCACAAGATGACAATTTTCTCAGCTTTGATGAGATTTTTGAGGAGCTAAATTATCGTCAAGCGCAACGGACATTACGAGACATTGTGTCAAAGCTCGACCTATCAGAGAGAGAACGGCGTGGTCTAGAGGAGCCACTCGAAGAACTTCAACAAATGTTGGATAAATTAGAGCGTCAAGTTCTCCAAATAGCCGTATTTGGGATGGTCGGTCGTGGTAAATCATCGGTGCTGAATGCCTTGATGGGAGGGCAAGTTTTTGAGACTGGCCCCTTGCATGGGGTGACAACGACTCGGCAAGCGGCGGAATGGCAGATCTCCCGTGAGGCGATGCAGTCTAATGGCGATCGCACTATTCTCAAAGCTTCATTTCAAGGACGCGGCGAGGCACGGATTGAATTAATCGACACCCCCGGAATTGATGAGGTTGACGGCGAAGGTCGTGCGGAACTTGCCAAACGAATCGCGCAACAGGCAGATTTAATCTTGTTTGTCGTTGCAGGAGATATTACCAAAGTTGAATATGATGCGCTTTCGGAATTGCGAGGCGCTAGTAAACCGATTTTGCTGGTATTTAACAAAATTGACCAATATCCTCCTGAAGATCGGATGGCAATCTATGCCAAAATTCGTGATGAACGGGTGCGGGAACTATTAACCCAAGATGAAATCGTGATGACCGCAGCTTCGCCTCTTGTAGCTAAAGCGATCCGTCAGCCCGATGGCTCCTTTGAAGCAGAGTTGGTAGCAGGTAAACCGCAGATCGAAGATTTAAAACTGAAAATCCTTGAGGTACTTGATCGCGAAGGGAAATCTCTCATTGCTTTAAATACAATGATGTTTGCAGATATGGTGCAGGAGCGGGTAGTCCAACGCAAAATGTTTGTGCGCGATCGCCAAGCTAATCGCATCATCTGGAATTGCGTAATTACCCAAGCCGTTGCGATCGCGGTAAATCCGATTACTGTTATAGATGTAATTAGCACTGCAATTATCGATGTATCGATGATCGTGGCGCTATCAAAGCTCTATGGCATCAATATGAGTAATCGTGGCGCAATTTCCCTCATGCAAAAAATTGCACTGGGTATGGGTGGCATCGGCGCAAGTGAATTTCTAGCTACTTTCGGCTTAAGTTCTCTCAAAAGTTTGCTCGGTATCGCTGCCCCTGTAACGGGGGGTCTCACGATGGGTGGTTATGTGTCAGTAGCGATCGCCCAAGCAGGTGTAGCGGGTTTCTCCACCTATGCCCTCGGACTAGTCACGAAGGAATATCTCGCCAATGGAGCATCATGGGGAGCCGATGGCCCCAAAGCTGTGGTTAAAAGAATTTTGGAAACCATTGATGAAGATTCGATATTAGCAAGAATCAAAGATGAACTCCGCGCCAAAATCGATCTGAGAAGACTGAGAAAAATTTAG
- a CDS encoding Tic22 family protein — protein sequence MSVFKSLVKLAATASVAGAIAVSPIFTLKAEALTEAQVLERLGSIPVFTITDDKGSPLLGAIPQQPNAKTDDSQLLFFFLGPDEAQQMLSQVQKSNPEVGKKAQIIVRSMNDAYQVIRQNKDKKVLFQFIPAKSSIESARTILTAQGVAADKIPNVPVFFAIGGQANSQGLLTMSIDQNGKKEQVVPFFLDKSDLQNLLDRASKDQPDITKATKIQVASLFQVLDSMVTKDNKPNPEVDRFQFVPSRTSFEYILKNSKQSANPQLAPQTAPKK from the coding sequence ATGTCCGTATTTAAGTCGTTGGTCAAGCTAGCAGCCACCGCAAGTGTCGCAGGGGCGATCGCTGTTAGTCCCATATTTACTCTCAAGGCTGAAGCTCTGACTGAGGCGCAAGTTTTAGAAAGGTTGGGGAGTATTCCTGTTTTCACGATTACCGATGATAAGGGGTCGCCACTTTTAGGGGCAATACCTCAGCAACCGAATGCTAAGACTGATGATAGTCAGCTTTTATTCTTCTTCCTTGGACCCGACGAAGCGCAGCAAATGCTAAGTCAGGTGCAGAAATCTAATCCTGAAGTTGGCAAGAAAGCGCAGATCATTGTGCGATCGATGAATGATGCTTACCAAGTGATCCGCCAAAACAAAGACAAGAAAGTTCTATTTCAGTTTATTCCTGCTAAATCTAGCATTGAATCCGCAAGAACCATATTGACAGCTCAAGGCGTTGCGGCTGATAAAATTCCTAACGTTCCTGTTTTCTTTGCGATCGGTGGACAAGCTAATAGTCAAGGCTTATTGACGATGAGCATCGATCAAAATGGTAAGAAGGAGCAAGTAGTTCCTTTCTTCCTCGACAAGTCTGATCTGCAAAACCTGCTCGATCGCGCTAGCAAGGATCAACCAGATATTACCAAAGCGACAAAAATTCAGGTTGCATCGTTGTTCCAAGTATTAGACTCGATGGTGACTAAGGATAACAAGCCCAATCCTGAAGTTGATCGCTTTCAGTTTGTGCCATCACGCACTTCGTTTGAGTATATTCTCAAAAATAGTAAGCAATCAGCTAATCCTCAGTTAGCACCTCAGACTGCTCCTAAGAAATAG
- a CDS encoding DUF3086 domain-containing protein — protein MESDQLTVEENLNPSDQGESYEEITSSEILDEHTTDNVPNLPADTSNDSMPIATMIANENDNSENELANEPTAEQNLDRVENDEETSLISERLAVIDQLKQEEASLKAELDQLKTTKAKVLQDQIDDLQAGIIRLAQADVARLEYQKQELQAAIAVLEKRKERLDKEMTSTYAGVSQDIAVRVQGFKDYLVGSLQDLVASAEKLNLIAPPAKVEAETVVVNDKKPTKEVEPPLLSEQTFAEYKQRVEQLLERYRTLPDYYGPAWKLRRTFEQVHADRVSKWFFEQSGRGAIRTMGTRLQNILVTSAAISVLKAVYGEKLRVLVLATSPERLGEWRRGFQDCLGLTREHFGSDKGIALFEDPEPLATKGDRLVKEGLSPLVVIDESEELISVDLLRFPLLIAFGGAPDVKAAAPSAYMNRDNNRDVYRDNQNNRDYNREPQQDYSRNVNRDANREPNRDYGVRERDSRDYGSRDYSSRNYGDNRDAGYGGGSRGRNNQDSDWDW, from the coding sequence ATGGAGTCCGATCAATTGACCGTAGAAGAAAATTTAAATCCATCTGACCAAGGAGAATCCTACGAAGAAATCACCTCATCCGAAATTTTAGATGAGCATACAACTGACAATGTTCCCAATTTGCCTGCTGATACTAGCAATGATAGTATGCCCATAGCTACAATGATCGCTAATGAAAATGATAATTCTGAGAATGAATTGGCTAATGAGCCTACAGCAGAACAAAATCTTGATCGCGTAGAAAATGATGAAGAAACATCCCTAATATCAGAAAGGTTGGCGGTTATTGACCAATTAAAGCAGGAAGAAGCATCTCTTAAGGCTGAGTTAGATCAGCTTAAAACTACAAAAGCTAAGGTTTTACAAGATCAGATAGATGATCTACAGGCAGGGATTATTCGCCTCGCTCAAGCCGATGTAGCAAGATTAGAATATCAAAAACAAGAACTACAAGCGGCGATCGCAGTGCTGGAGAAGCGTAAAGAGCGCCTCGACAAGGAAATGACTAGTACTTATGCGGGGGTATCACAGGATATTGCTGTGCGTGTGCAAGGCTTTAAGGATTATTTAGTAGGTAGCTTGCAAGATTTAGTAGCTAGCGCCGAAAAGCTCAATCTCATTGCCCCACCTGCAAAAGTTGAAGCCGAAACCGTGGTGGTTAATGACAAGAAACCCACCAAGGAAGTCGAGCCACCACTCCTATCAGAGCAAACCTTTGCTGAATATAAGCAACGGGTAGAGCAGTTGCTAGAGCGTTATCGAACTTTGCCTGATTACTATGGTCCCGCATGGAAACTGCGGCGTACCTTTGAGCAAGTTCATGCCGATCGCGTATCTAAATGGTTTTTTGAGCAGTCAGGACGTGGTGCAATTCGTACCATGGGAACACGCTTACAGAATATTCTGGTGACCTCGGCGGCGATCTCCGTCCTCAAGGCTGTATATGGTGAAAAATTACGAGTATTAGTCTTGGCAACCTCGCCAGAGCGTCTAGGTGAATGGCGACGTGGATTTCAAGATTGTTTAGGATTGACTAGAGAACATTTTGGTTCTGACAAAGGCATTGCCCTATTTGAAGATCCTGAGCCTCTAGCTACTAAAGGCGATCGCCTTGTGAAAGAAGGACTTAGCCCCTTAGTCGTGATTGATGAATCTGAAGAGCTTATTTCCGTAGATTTACTACGCTTCCCTTTATTGATAGCTTTTGGTGGTGCACCTGATGTAAAGGCTGCTGCTCCTTCTGCTTACATGAACCGCGATAATAATCGTGATGTTTACCGCGATAATCAAAATAATCGTGACTACAATCGTGAGCCACAGCAAGACTATTCACGTAATGTCAATAGAGATGCAAATCGCGAGCCAAATCGTGATTATGGAGTGAGAGAACGAGATAGTCGTGACTATGGCTCAAGAGACTATTCCAGCCGTAATTATGGCGATAATCGTGATGCTGGCTATGGCGGCGGCAGTCGTGGTCGTAACAATCAAGACTCTGATTGGGATTGGTAA
- a CDS encoding two-component system response regulator, whose product MSKSKATILIVDDTQYNIQTLSNILINQGYDVLEATDGISAITCAKTHIPSLILLDIRMPDMDGYEVCLHLKNDSTTQHIPIIFISALDNAEEKVEAFAVGGVDFINKPFHLVEVLARIETHLRISSLQTQLLEQTKLLESQNISLKTEISNLTGFNWDLYADLKESIDNQELRLFYQPIINLKTGLITGFEALIRWQHSKHGILSPIAFVDLMEATNLIYPIGLWVIETACKQLQFWQKNFHTYGNLTVNVNVSTKQLTEFNLVENIRKILSDCQINPNCLKLEITEITVMGDRDRTLQIIHQLKDLDIQFCIDDFGTGYSSLRRLTDFPIDVLKIDRSFIQNEEWVIVKAIGSLAFTLGKSIVVEGIETTSQLQMLRALFSSSLEKCYGQGYLFSKPLNAEDAFKLLANSQPFVIDNASIGDSGR is encoded by the coding sequence ATGAGTAAAAGTAAGGCGACTATTCTTATTGTTGATGATACCCAATATAATATCCAAACTCTTTCAAATATTCTAATTAATCAAGGTTATGATGTTTTAGAAGCAACAGATGGAATTAGTGCGATTACTTGTGCAAAGACTCATATACCAAGTTTAATTTTACTTGATATCAGAATGCCAGATATGGATGGATATGAAGTTTGTCTCCATCTAAAAAATGACTCAACAACTCAGCATATTCCTATAATTTTTATTAGTGCTCTTGATAATGCCGAAGAAAAAGTTGAAGCTTTTGCAGTTGGTGGTGTTGATTTTATTAATAAACCCTTTCACTTAGTTGAAGTTTTAGCAAGGATCGAGACTCATCTTCGTATTAGTTCCTTACAAACGCAGCTTCTAGAACAAACTAAATTACTAGAGAGTCAAAATATTAGCTTAAAGACAGAGATTTCTAATCTCACTGGTTTTAATTGGGATTTATATGCTGACTTAAAAGAATCTATTGACAATCAAGAACTAAGGCTATTTTATCAGCCAATCATTAATTTAAAGACGGGGCTAATCACTGGATTTGAAGCTCTAATTCGTTGGCAGCACTCAAAGCATGGCATCCTATCGCCTATTGCTTTTGTTGATTTGATGGAGGCAACAAATTTAATATATCCCATTGGTTTATGGGTTATAGAAACTGCCTGTAAGCAGTTACAGTTTTGGCAAAAAAATTTTCATACCTATGGTAATTTAACAGTAAATGTTAATGTGTCTACGAAGCAATTAACAGAATTTAATTTGGTGGAAAACATCAGAAAAATTTTATCTGATTGCCAAATTAATCCTAATTGCCTAAAACTAGAAATAACTGAAATTACGGTGATGGGCGATCGCGATCGCACTTTACAGATTATCCACCAACTCAAAGATTTAGATATTCAATTTTGTATTGATGATTTTGGTACAGGCTACTCCTCACTAAGAAGGTTAACGGATTTTCCAATTGATGTTCTCAAAATAGATCGTTCCTTTATTCAAAATGAAGAATGGGTTATCGTCAAAGCCATTGGCTCTCTAGCATTTACTTTAGGTAAAAGCATTGTAGTTGAAGGTATAGAAACAACATCACAATTACAAATGCTGAGGGCGCTATTTTCTTCTTCCCTCGAGAAATGTTATGGACAAGGATATCTATTCTCTAAACCTCTGAATGCTGAAGATGCTTTTAAGCTTTTAGCAAATAGTCAACCATTTGTAATAGATAATGCTTCAATAGGCGATTCGGGCAGGTAA
- a CDS encoding F420-0:Gamma-glutamyl ligase yields the protein MNILIGLAIAIAILGGIVLLLWLLFEWQYKTRQGNLLEFDNGAWQFLTYEPDHYRLELLLTATNKTRKLDVFLVEVNPELSLLSSDSLDGIHTQVQLRSRHPNVASRNDNYWESYIVTPNKSTGVEIQIDISGKNLEELKTAWVRVHYTIYGPAGREEKVKHCIIPLQFPDANQRERWRPTPDADVLPIRTHILSAGDTPVDVMQRYVMSHAQAGDIVTIAETPIAIMQGNFYHPSDIHPKWLAKRLCYYFKSTSSLATACGLQSLINESGAWRVAFAFIIGSLAKAIFRVPGVFYMLAGEQARLIDDVTGTLPPYDQFIVLGPKNPQAVVDEIKAGTGLEAAIVDVNDLRRVKVLAATSGASEELLNQALIMNPAGNAAEQTPIVLIRPNTGA from the coding sequence ATGAATATTTTGATTGGTTTGGCCATAGCGATCGCGATTCTTGGCGGCATAGTTTTACTACTATGGTTGCTATTTGAGTGGCAATATAAAACAAGACAAGGCAACTTACTAGAATTTGATAATGGGGCTTGGCAGTTTCTGACCTATGAGCCAGATCATTATCGACTGGAACTGCTGCTAACTGCAACTAACAAAACTCGTAAGCTTGATGTTTTCCTCGTCGAAGTCAATCCTGAACTATCACTTCTATCTAGCGATAGTCTTGATGGTATTCATACTCAAGTGCAATTGCGATCGCGCCATCCCAATGTGGCAAGTCGTAACGATAACTATTGGGAATCCTATATTGTTACTCCCAATAAAAGTACGGGTGTAGAGATTCAAATTGATATTAGTGGAAAGAATCTCGAAGAACTTAAAACTGCTTGGGTTCGAGTCCATTACACGATCTATGGACCTGCGGGACGCGAAGAAAAGGTCAAGCATTGCATCATTCCTCTACAGTTCCCCGATGCCAATCAAAGGGAACGTTGGCGACCCACTCCTGATGCAGATGTATTACCCATTCGCACCCACATTCTCTCGGCGGGGGATACACCTGTAGATGTGATGCAGCGCTATGTGATGAGCCATGCTCAAGCAGGAGATATTGTCACGATCGCAGAAACTCCGATCGCAATTATGCAGGGTAACTTCTATCATCCCAGCGATATTCATCCCAAATGGTTAGCCAAACGTCTCTGTTATTACTTCAAGAGTACTTCCAGTCTTGCCACGGCATGTGGTTTGCAATCCTTAATTAATGAGTCAGGAGCATGGCGTGTCGCTTTTGCATTTATCATCGGTTCCCTTGCTAAGGCAATCTTCCGTGTTCCGGGAGTATTCTATATGTTGGCTGGTGAACAGGCGAGATTAATTGATGATGTTACTGGTACTTTGCCACCCTACGATCAATTCATTGTGCTAGGTCCCAAAAATCCGCAAGCTGTAGTCGATGAGATCAAGGCTGGTACGGGACTCGAAGCGGCGATCGTGGATGTGAATGATTTACGTCGGGTGAAGGTTTTAGCAGCAACTTCTGGAGCTTCTGAAGAATTGCTTAATCAAGCCCTGATTATGAATCCTGCGGGTAATGCCGCCGAGCAAACACCGATTGTGTTGATTCGTCCAAATACAGGCGCATAG